The Clavelina lepadiformis chromosome 3, kaClaLepa1.1, whole genome shotgun sequence region CTCCAATTTATGATTGAGTTGCTTTTACAAAGAGGAGCAAATCCCGATATAGGAACAGTGCCATTTCCATTGTTGTTCTTTGCTGTGAAAGCTGGAGATGTAGATGCTGTAAAATTGTTGCTAGAAAGAGGAGCATCCACAGAACATCGCCTATCAGGACAGGTGGATTTTTTCTGTTACAAGTACAGTATCAAATCCTGTTATATGTGGCTATGCCCAATAGTTTCTAATTGCGATGAACATTGTATAATATTGCTGTAAAAATTCAAACCTTGAACCtttgttagatttttttgcaatgattTATGTTACTGGAATGTCTTACACGGATATGTTTTGAATAACATTATTATAGTGATCAAAAtatctcaatatttttaaacggCTTTGTAATGAGCGAATTTTCAACACTAAATTTGCTGTTGCAAAcagtaaaatacttttttaatatttttagctTGGCGGTCTTACAGTTTTGCACATTGCAAGTGGAATTAAATGTCCTGAAGGtgtcaaaattgttgaatTACTTCTCAGCGCAAATGCTAATCCGAACACTGCAGCTCTTGATGAAGGGTTTATGTTATCAGATGGGGACACAAGTGTTGTAAGTTTAAATTCCAGTAATTCAAGTAACAATATGttggcaaataaaaataagataCCACAGCTGTGTCCAAACTGTTTAGTTTCATTCAACCATTTagtgtttttgtgaaatactagcgtgttttgttttgactTTTGGATTGTGGAGGTATCAACAGTTGTATCATCAAACATCAGCCACCTTGTGATGTTTTGAAAGTATGATCAAAGTGGAACGCTTGTTTCAACAATAGTTCTTTATTACAGCATGTCATGGTTCACAAactctttttgttttgtaaatgacTACACATCTAGGTTATTGTAATAAAAGCGTCAGGGGTAAACTACTCTGTTTGCTcggtttgtttgttgttaataTGGTATTTCAGGTTTTTGCTGTCCTCTTAAAGTTTGCACCGAATACACGCACACCTAAACcagaaatatttaacaattttttttgtgctTAATATAAATCACTTCTAGTTCgacaaaatagaaaacaataataaaataacctctgttataattattaatattcCGTAGTACGTTTTATATAGTTTTGTGAGAAGACTTTTATGTctggtttgttttaaaatcaagaaaaattgttgttattatatTGAGGAAGTAatagttttagttatgttttgttttttgatttggtAGAGCGAATACTCAGAAAAAAGTACACAAAGTTCAAGGCGGAAAGAAACTCCAACACAGTGGGTAACGGAGGGGTTGAACTTTGTCGATGAAAGTGGTCGCACTCCACTGCACATTGCTTGTGAAAGGGATGATAATTATAAGGTGCGATTGGACAAGTTTTACTAAACAATTGAAAGTAGATAGAATTGCCAACCCCCATTTCCATTATATAGGTTGTCTTGTTTTAGACAGGTTTGTCACCATCACTATTCCTTATAAGATTTATCGTTCATCATCACTATAATCATCATTTATTACTATAATTTAAAGGTTTAAAGCCATCATGACAATTCACTGCCTTCATTTAACCTTCGAAATATTTGCAGCTAATAAGCACATTTATGTATTTCAGTATGCAAGAGATATTGTCCATTTATTATTGGATAATGGCGCTAACCCCGACGTGATATGGAAAGGGCATTCTCCACTTTCACTTGCTGTGTATTCCGGAAATGATCTAGTGAGTAACTTTTCTTACAAATACTAAACGTCCTTTTCTCTAATTGTAACatgtaaatgaaatatttcctTTAGAGTATTGATGAATTACTCCGTTATAACGCTGATGCTAGTCTACCCTTGACAAGGAACGTTGGAAGCGTGTTGTGTGTTGCTGTTAATCCCAAATATGAAAAAAGAAGAACACCAGAGGAAAGAATTAAGCTGGTAAGCTTTGTCTGGTATAAGGTAAACGTAGAAAACGATGTACAGAATTATCCAACTTCCTTCCTTTGATGTCATTAGTATTCTATAAGTTTATGTAACTGCATAATAATCTTACCAGAGATTGATTATAATGTATGTAACTTTGTAGATTGATAAACTTGTGGCTGCtggtgcaaatattttggcTCCGATAACGTTtggagtgaagaagttgtcaGGCACCGTTGTTGATTATGCTCATTGGATGTTTTACCAGGATCTAAGGATTTCCCACACGCCATACCATGCCCTCAATTTAAAAGTTAGTTCAGACTCTTTTAATCTCTTGCTACGGATATTTTATTCATGGCAGTGCCATGTTATCCTTACAGAAAGTAAAAGCACATTTGACtactttttttgttaagtgATTATTGTAGCGAAGCAATTTTTAGGAACGTGAGACATACACGGCTCGAAAAAGACTTCTGGCGCACCTGGGGTCACTTTTACGTGATGCGGCTGTCAATGTAGAACGAGAACGATTGATCCAGGAGGGTCAACTTGGCATACGAAGTGAGTTACAATAACCACTAGCAGACTAGCTGGTATTTTTTAGTCGTGTTATGTACGAACACAACCTTCAGTGAAAGCAGTGAAAGAGAGACTTGAGTTGCGCAGAATACAATTAgaaagatttgtttttaaagtattttaagGTTATTCTCATATCAGATTTAAATATTAACTATAACGAAGTTTAGCCAGTTTAATGTGATTTATGGGCAGCTAAGAGCATCATTTTTAACCGCTGGAAAGAGGAAGATATTAAGATTAAAACCGAAAAGTTGAGGTGTGCGAGATTGAGGTAAACTGACCAACGTTTTTATACCTTTAAATGTAATCAGGCAATAGCATACTTTTTAAAACAGGTTAGAGGTGGTCAGCTGTTGTTAACAATTTagttaaataacttttttcttgGTATGTTTGATTAGCTAAAAATCAATGGCATTACAAAGCGTTACctcagtgccttgtgatcatAACACAATCTAATCTGCTTCAACTAACAGGCCAAAGTCCCAGCCGGAACAGTCGGTTTCTGTACGTTGGCGCGGGAGCCGAAGTACTTCGCAGTACTCCAAGGGTCGAAACAAGTACCACCGTGGCCGGGGCAGAGGAAACTTCCTGGGGGCAGGAAGCTCTTATTAGCCGAGTTAGTTTTGCAAACTCGCAAAATGTCGAACAGGGGTATGTAAAATGTTGCTGAGTGTACAAATTTTGACAGTAATTTACATTCACTTGGTGGTAAAGTAGGCAGCTTCACCAGATCACTTCAGTACATTTTAATCTGGATGTTTCCTCTTTGCTGCTTGTCAAACTGTCTTTCGCTTGCTGATATGCAACTTCCAGTGGTACAATGTCTTTAAATTCGTTCGATTGCATGTTTTGTGTGTTACAGCGGAGATGGGATTGTATCTGCACGGAATGTCAAATCGTCGAACCCAAATGTAACGcccaaaaagaaaaaatcgtCACTTCGACCAGTCCGGTAGTTTAACAAATTTACCGAGTATCTCAATCAATGAACCTAAACAAAATTGTTCTATTTTTCAGGAAACCTTTATTTCGTTATTGTTATGACTGTGGTCGTTCCGTGGGTGTGCGCCTCACGTCATGTACCCGCTGCCATGAAGTTTTCTACTGCAGCAGAGCTTGTAAAATGAAAGCATGGGAAGAACGTCATAAAAACGAATGCTTAAGAATGAAAGGTAAAATTTTATGTATGGTTCTATTTTATATTCCAATTCGATTTAAATCGAAAATTAATGCAGTGATGCTCCCATGCACTGATGTCGGATAGCAAAAGATAtctcatttttttaaattgccgCTTTGTACTGTTTTAGCTGCGTTTCGTGAGCAGAGTCCCATGCCGACTCCATCAGAAGTTGCTGAGATATTTGCCGTGCACACTCTTGATGAAACGATGGAACGAGCTCAGATTAAGTCAAACTCCATCATCGATTCGATCCTCAACCAGCAAATGGCCATCGCTGAGGAGACCATCCAGACTACTGTGTCCAGAAGGAATCTGTTCGGACCCCGGAGTGCTTTGAGCAGCAGATCAGCACGGACACGATGTCTCGATTCGTCAGCAAAGAACCGTCGAACGGCCAGTGGAAGGTAAGTGTACGGTGATTTCCGTAATTCTAATGAAGtgttattacgtaattataGGAATATATTTTGTAGTAGGCAATGTTAAATCATATGAATAGTAACCTAAATCACAACATAAGTTATTATATTTCGTTTTAGCTAGACTACACTATCCTCATGCCTAGCTTTTAGGAGCCGATAAACTTAATCAATATCACAAACCAATTTAATACATTTCTTAAGTAGGTCCGAGAAAGCATCAGCTGCCATCAGAACTGGCAAAGGACGGAGACAAAATCCAGCCAAGGTTGGAACTGCCACCCGTGTTCGCGTCGGCAAAGATGTTGTGTTTGGTACAACGGGAATGACCTTGACAGAACTGGGTATTACAGAAAACTACAGTTTTAATTGATTGTTTCTCTCTCTGTACGtattttaattgatttaattATTGGTTCGGTGCTAGGTACATTAGGTGCAGATACAATCCCGTGCTGTttgaatgatttttttctgtatTGTTTGCTAAGAATATGCCTGCACAACTTTTGTCACGGTTATTTCACGTCTGAATTTACTTTCTTACTTATTTTCGATATTTTATGTCAATGTTAGCCGGTACTACTCTGCGTCATTCAGCACATCTGTTGTACATTAAGATAAATATTTAGacgattgttttgttttaattaccTTCATCATACCACTGTTAACTTCCTTTAACTACCAGTCGTGTATCATTATTGGGTAGTAACTGCTGCTGCACTTCGCGCTAgattgatttttctttttaacaaaCTACCTTTTTCATGCGTTTGCTTTTTATACACTATGACTAGTTTATAATTTGTAGCAATATCTCATTCGgccaaattacaaatttttgttgccaAATAGCTTGTGCCAAATCAATCTAATCGTAGTAATTAGTTAATTACTTTTCATCCATTTAGTTTAAAAGCCTGAGCGgattattaattagttaaaagaaattatatATCGCTTGTAGCatctgtaatttttcaattcatattttcttttcatcTGCAATTCGGTAGCATGTACAATATATAAACTGTAGTAGGTTCGACTGATTTTCGTTATCTTGCATGTATGATGCAAGAAGACGAAATTACTTAAattagtttttgcttttatctCTATATTGGTCCATTAACATTTCTGTATGTTTAAGCTTCTAGATTCATTGATATTTTTGCGTTGAAATATCTCGCGCATTCGCATTGAGGCGTGAATTTAATTAATACAATCGCTTTGTTGATTCTGATTGGTGAAGCTGTTAGCACTTTGCAGCGTTTATTTGGGTTAGAATTAATCATTGAGGGAGCATAAATTGTATGAGTCATTACAAGTCAAGCGATAAAATCGGGTGCAATGACGCAATGATCATATGCAAGAAGCAacctaaaacaatttaatgttttctaaATGGTTTTCCGTGAACATCTGCTTGAACTTACCACGTCACCCAAATTTCAACATTCATGTATTGACAAACACTGACCCCTGTGTTATACACACTCTAAGTCACATGACGATGATATGCAGATACAGTGTGACATGAAAGTTTCGTCGTGTTGGAACTTTTAACATTGTTACGCCCGTACGGGAACTAAAATTCGCCCTATACTGTACATAATACTGCACAACTAACCGTAACGCGGCCCGTGGTTCGCATGTGTGTAAGCCAATTTATTATACGATCGGCGTTTTCCTATCAATACACTGAACAACATCACGATTTCGAGTTTATTACAATTTCCTTTTACGTACACATAGCGGTATCCAGATAGCGTATACATTAAACGTGACACAAagacaataaaattataatcgGCCGAGGCGCGACATGCATACTCTCGCCAAAGTCTATAGAGTCCGAAGCAGTGAATACCGCAATTCGCCAGTTGCACTTCTAACGGGGTTCGTAAATCATGGTTGTTTAAAGTGGGTGTGGTCCGCGAACTTAAACAGTAGGGTCAAGTTTTCCAGGACGAAACTGCCAAGACAACGTTAAATGCATCACGAGATCAATTACTAGATGCGAGAATGAATTATTGATGCTTAACTTGCGCCAGTCAAATGCCTTTGTAGACGCACAAGCACTTTTGTAGGTCGAGTTCTGAGCGTTATGGCACGATTGGGTCGTCGGCTGTGGCTTCTGGGGAATTCCAGTTTCAgaattttcaataatttatAAACTAACGATGGCCGAAGCACTTTCACAACATGGCACCAACAAAACTGTGGGGCATGAACGCTAAGGGGCCTAAAACACCCGACAAGCGAAAACAGGTAAGTTACGTTGACATTTGTCTATCTAAGTGTACACAATAGAAACATATGTACTACCTATTATATCAGCTTTTGTAAAAGTTAAGAACGGCATTTGGTCGTGACAAAGATGCATAAAACGTGGCACAAAGTTAGCACCATTATTAGAAACATGGCGAATTTGTACAAATTTGCAGCAGCGTATTGATAACAATTCCAAACACCTAAAACTATTTGTCAAGTGCATGCACATCAACTATTATTATCATTGATGATGATTCAATTGGAGCAGCTTAtggaaaaaactttcaaaagtaGGAAGTTGCAGTATAAGTAATATCACCAGTGGGCTAACTGTTATTAAAAGCAAGAATATACAGATAATTAAATATATCAGTAATCCAGCAAAAAGTTTGCATATCTCCTCACACTTTGAAGCTGAGCTAACCTGAAGGAGAATTTTACATAGTTGCGTTCACTTTACAAATTATTACATTGGTTATGTCTTCGAAACTATGCATTTGGAGGTGAAGGAAAAGAGTCGTAACTCTAAGCAGCATATCGGGAAAGCCATTGGTATGAAGGGAAAACAAGCTGAATTATTTTCCACTGAGTATCAGGCTTCGTGTAACTGGTGTTTGAAATCAATTGTCACCGAGAACAACTTCAATATACTTATAATCCTAAAATAGCAACTTGATAAATACAAATATACttattagcaaaaaaaaaacaataaaattcaacTGCTTTGTCTATAGGTTTCTCCTGAAGAGCGTTAGTGGTAACAACCGATGTTTCGATAGTCTTGATGGATTGAAGATTGATCTTAACATCCACACATGCTCTCCGATGCATGGGCTGGCTCTGTTGTAGGTTTTTTGTCCAATATAACTTCATCCACTGGGGTTTGATAATCGTTACACTAAGGATTCATAACTTAGGCAAACTGTCACATAGATAAATCACGTAGAGTTTGACATAACTTGCAATACATCCATTAAATACCAATAAATAAAAGCATATATAGACTAAACAAAAGATCCAGGAAGCAAAGGATACTGCCATTCTTCTCTTTATCAGGAGAATTTTCCATTCCCGGTAAGGCTGCCGCTACTCTTCTGAACAACTGAATGGAAAATAATATATAGTGAAGTACTCGAGCTTCATTATGCAGCACTCTAATCTCATAACCTACTGACCTGTTTTACATTGTACCCAGTCTTTGCACTGGTTTCAATAAACATTACGTTAAGTTCTTTGGCTTTCCTCTCACCTTCCTCAATTGAAACTTGTCTAACAAAAATTATCATTCATAATATTCATACATGATATAGTACAATGTGTATTGTGTGCTCAACCAGACAAAAAAGACTAATAGATTAACAATTAATCAGATAAAATAGTTTGTAAAAGTTGTTTGACAGCTTCATTACTTGAAACAAGGCAGGTTAAAGAGAATATTCGTTTGCCATGACCTAGCTGTATGGTCAGTAATTAATACCTTTTGTCAGAAAGATCAGTTTTGTTTCCAACGAGCATGATTATCACATCACTGCCCCTTTCTGTTCTAACATCATCAATCCATTTTGAAGTTTGTTGGAAAGAATTGACATCTGAAACAATAGACACCACATATGAACACTATGATATTTGCTTAATCAAAAACTACAGAGTAGTAAAAATATGAGCTCTGATTTATAGTTGATAgaaacaatatatatatatatatatataatacagTATGTGATGTTAACATACTTGTAATATCGTAGACAACGACAGCTACTGTAGAATCACGAATGTAACTTGGAATTAAACTTCGAAATCGTTCTTGGCCAGCAGTATCCCAAAGTTGCAATCTCAcctgatttttttcaacaaaaaatgtatataTGATACATGTTGTAATACTGTAACAGGTTATATGTTACCTCtgatttacaaaaattagAGCGACGTAAGTTACATAAGTAAACATCTGACAGGAAATATGTGTGAATGGTTGACAAATGAGTTGAACTGACAATCTCACAGAGAGTTTATAGCATGACTATTGCAACCAATTAGTTAAATAATTCACAGCCTAGCTGCTTGCCCTAGCAGTATTATAAAGTTTAACTAGTAAAGAATCTAATGCATGCAGATATCATACACAAGTAATCAATAAATCAATCTATGCACTGAGTGACTGAGCTATGTGAAGCTAGGGATGATCTACTTTTTACAGCACTTATTAATGGTTTGTAAACCATAAATATATAACCATGTTAAAAGTCCAGCCAAGCTTTTACGAATAAAAACCAAATCACCATCATCATCATGAAAATACACCATTTTACAATACACTGATAGCTAAGTGCTGCTGGGTGCTAATATGAGAACTGAAATGAGTTGTTTTTAGAAGGACCCATGTTTTGGAAAGattaaaaagtgaaaacttgaaaaatgttttacaattttttggaaCCAATGTATAAATGTATTGCAGTTAATAATAAGTTAATGTTATTACTACTATATTACAACCCAAGATATTTATcacaagaaaaactaaatttaGTAATAACTACATAAAAACCTAATAGGTTTCTCCACTTTTATTTATATGTTTATAAATagcaaattactaaaaataatCTGAATAGTACAGCATACTAAACATAGGTTCCACTTAGCCATATACAGAACATGGTTTACTCACAGTTCTGTCTTCAAGATACatagtttttgataaaaagtcaATTCCAATTGTTGCCTGTGCAAAAAATGATTAACTGTGATAtaggaaaattatgaaattttaGTGAAACTAGGCTATATggcaaaataaatgaaaatcatcaattaactttaaacaCAGTAGATAGATATGTAAACatacacaaaacaaaagtaataGAGCATATAACTGGGgcaaaacaacaataattGCTATGTTGCCACATGTTACTTAAATATAGGTTTGAAAATAGTATAACTGATAGAATGTTAGGATGCTATagagaaaatgttttgaattcGAAACTAAACTAGAAAGAAGAGTAATATATACATGACGTATCAACATTTATgtacacaataaaaatttctttttgtaaaatccaGTGCTCAAAACTTGAGGCTTGTGTGGTAATAGTAATGTTCTTGCATTTAAACTGTCCAAAGTTTACAGCGTGTGTTGtaatgaaaatcaaaaacacaATTAACTTGCATAACAACAAGACAAAACACAAACAGACGGACAATCAACTAACATAAGCAGGTCATGTACCTTGGACTGTGTGAAGTGTAAATCAGCGGAgcagcaaaaatataaaaagcatTTGTTAACAACATGGGAATTAGATTTGAAATGACTATACAATGAACTTTCAACATTACTGTATCCCATTGCATTAAAGCAAAGTcactttcaaaaaacaaatctttttataCTGCTAAATGCACTAGTAGTGaagttattaaataaaatcaaatatgTACCTTGTAAACACGTATTTGCATATGACTTAAGTTTTGAGCACTAGACTAAATTTAacaatgtacagtatattaaacaaaacaaatagcCGATTATAAAATTTGTACATTATAGCACGTTGCCAAGAATCTGGTCTTTCTTCTGtgaaaaactttaatttcTAAAGTTTACTTCGTTCCAtaaaaaaaaacgcaaattagTGGCAGACTTTTGTGAAATCAATTTCCACCATTGCTTTAGGTCACAACTCACAATGCATATGTTATTGAGTTAAAAACTACAGCCCCATTCATTTTAGAAGATCATTCCTCTTTCactgctttttattttacttattaCAATATTATTTGTTACATAATTTTCCTTTTCagcacaaaattttcaaacttcataaagggagttgcattaaaacTTCTTTGGGAATGACTGGCTGACCTTATATATGTTCATTATATTCATAATACttaaaaagagcaaaaaaatAAGTCAGAACAAATATGTttcacaaaaagttttatcacACTGAGGACTTAACGCATTTGCTATTACACAGTAACCCAATTACATGTTACTCGTACATTAGATGAGGGACAATAAAAGCAAAGTCCTTACATAAAGACATAGTAATGTACGTATATATACCTGATATGTATTGTCAAAACTGTCATACATAAATCTGGTAATTAGTGATGTCTTTCCCACTGCAAAAAATAGGTATAAGTTATTTATGGTATCATAATCGAAgatataaaagaataaaattagCTGAAGTAATATGAAATgggcaaaatttaattaagCAAAGGTTCATTTGTCACTAATTCTGCTATGCAAGTAAACATCCATTTTTATAGATTCCTGTATTTTTCCgagtaaaaaaatataaaagatgAAAGTTTACATACACTTCTCAGCAGTATGCACCAAAAGATTTATAACCAAGGTGGGTCAGTTCCAGTAAAAGTTATCTTATTGCAACAAACTGTGAGTACGCCATACTATACAAGTTACTTCCGGTCATAACGGTCGCACACGAATCATTGGTCTTCATACTTCATTATTGACTTTATTACAAGAGTGCCATTATAAGATCGAAAATTACATTAACCTAACCGATTAAAACGATACGGAGTAGTGTTTGGTCATACTCCGCTTTGACAATACAAAAATTCAACCAATTTTCTATCATTCAATAAACCTAATTCTGTTTGTTCTACACTCATATCAGTAAAGCGCTTGGCCCGGTACCTGGCATCTAGGCGAAGCAAGCATATGACtatttttaactaaataaaacaagacaaaGTTTGATATGATATCAAAGTGGTGCCTTgcttacttttgtttttttcattttggcaATTTAACTATCTGGTCATGTGTCTTTACAGACAAAATCTACAAATACAAATTGGAGCAGCGTTAAGCGAGCCTATTGCTTTACCTGTGACTTTGTGGTCCACATTACGTAACCACATACGTATTTACATAACTTTACGTAATGCCTGACGCAATACTTGCAATTATTGTTAATCGATTAATTATTTGACCAGTTACGCATTATCAGATGTAATGGAAAATGACTtcagaaaaatgtttagtatCGTTAGCCAATTTACTGGCAGACAAACAGGTTTCCTATCAGAAGATAAAGTTGTTACGTTGAtcataacaaacaaaagtgGCGACGTGTGATGAGTTCAACACATCTTTAGTATTCAGATTTGCAATTGTGAATGAACTATTCATACTTGCCCAAGCCTTCCGCACACGCAGTTTTGGGCACATTTATTCAGGTTTGGGTTCATATCGGCCCATCACtactaaattttgcaaaacttaccACTTTGTTCCCCTAAAAAAACAAGCTTAAATTTCCGAAGAGGATTTCCAAAATCACTTGTCATTTTGAAAGGGCTAGTATTCAGAAATGTATTATAAGAATTTTAAGGAAACACAAAGTAGCCTAGTCGctgaaaagtaaaaacaaaaagtgagTGAAAAACATccatatttatatataatatactaGCAGTGTCCCTAAGCCTGtgcaaataaaatgtcatAAGAAAAACTACTACCACTTGCTGCTATAAATCCTTATAAACTAGAATGAAATCTAAgagtatgttttcaaataaacacaGTCAACTTTGTATAAAACTGTAGATTGGTGATTGTAAGCTTGGTCTAATGACTTGGCATGTACCAAAAGTTTACTAAGTTTGGTTGCATTTATTCTAGTAAAAGCAAAAGCTCTGTCAAAACCTAACcaaaattttaccaaaaacatGTCAATGGTAAGCAAAATACATAATAAGCTGGAATCTGATTAGGATTTATTTTGACAACAATTTCCCAAATCATTTTGCCTGGAGGCAAGGCCTTTACAAGGTTTCTTTGGTACAAACTCTATTAGTAGTTTATGGAACTTTCTCGGCTGTCAACTTTGCTGTGTCTTTCATTCAGTACATGACCATCTCAGTAGGTGTTCCCCAAGATGTTTTCTTATATCTTCCACCTCATGTCCTCGCTGTTAACTCAGCTTATGGTACTCATTTCTGCTACCCGCATTTCTCCGATGTCTACAATCTTAAGGGCTCAATATTCAGCACCACAAGTCTACAACGTATCACATCTAGGGATGCACAATACAGAATATCGAATCTTAGAGATTCGAATCTCAATGTATTCGAATCTTATTTGCGGATTCGAAATTAAATCTGTTAAATGAACAGTGTGCGATGTTAAACAAATGTCAAGTTGATATTTTCCGTCTTGCGCGCCGCCTTTTTTCTTCATAGACTGTTTGTTCCAAGCGCCTATTTTCTTCCTTCATAGGGTTCACGCAGTTATCAGAACTGCAGAG contains the following coding sequences:
- the LOC143448706 gene encoding ras-related protein Rab-6B-like — its product is MTSDFGNPLRKFKLVFLGEQSVGKTSLITRFMYDSFDNTYQATIGIDFLSKTMYLEDRTVRLQLWDTAGQERFRSLIPSYIRDSTVAVVVYDITNVNSFQQTSKWIDDVRTERGSDVIIMLVGNKTDLSDKRQVSIEEGERKAKELNVMFIETSAKTGYNVKQLFRRVAAALPGMENSPDKEKNGMDEVILDKKPTTEPAHASESMCGC